The region CCGAGCTGGTCAAGCTGTCCAACCTGCGCGGCCGCGGCGGCGCGGGCTTCCCGACCGGCGTGAAATGGGCGCTGGTGCCGATGGGCGAGAATGCCCCCAGGCGCAAGTACGTGATCGCCAACGGCGACGAGATGGAGCCCGGCACCTTCAAGGACCGGCTGCTGATCGAGGGCGATCCGCACCAGCTGATCGAGGGCATGATCCTGGCCGCCTACGCGATCCAGGCCGATGTCGGCTACATCTTCCTGCGCGGCGAGTACACCGTCGGTGCGGCGCTGCTGACGCAGGCGCTGGCCGAGGCGCGCAATGCCGGCTATCTGGGCCGGAACATCCTCGGCAGCGGCTTCGACTTCGAGCTGTACCTGCACACCAGCGCCGGGCGCTACATCTGCGGCGAGGAGACCGCGCTGATCTCCTCGCTCGAGGGCAAGCGCGCCATTCCGCGTGCGAAACCCCCCTTTCCGCAGATCTCGGGGCTGTTCGGCAAGCCGACCATCGTCAACAACATCGAGACCTACTGCAACGTGCCGCACATCGTCATCAATGGCGCGGAGTGGTTCAAGTCCATCTCGCGCAGCAAGGACGGCGGCACCAAGATTTATGGCGTGTCGGGCAAGGTGAAGCGGCCCGGCGCCTGGGAGCTGCCGATGGGCACGCCCATCCGCGAGATCCTGGAAGAGCATGCCGGCGGTATGCGTGAGGGCCTGAAGCTGCGCTGCTTTTTGCCCGGCGGCGCCTCGACCGATTTCCTGACGGAAGCGCACCTCGACCTGCCGTTCGACTTCGACAGCATCGCCCGCGCCGGCAGCCGCATGGGCACCGGCCAGATCACGGTGGTGGACGACCAGACCGATCTGATCGGCGTGCTGCGCAACCTGGAGCATTTCTTCGCGCAGGAATCCTGCGGCTGGTGCACACCCTGCCGCGACGGCCTGTCCTGGGTCGAGAAGATCCTGATCCGGCTGGAGAAAGGCCATGGTACGCCGCAGGACCTGGAGATCCTGCGCCAGCATACGAAGTGGCTGGGGCCCGGGCGCACCTTCTGCGCGCATGCGCCGGGTGCGATAGAGCCGCTGCAGAGCGCGATGAAGTATTTCCCCGAGGAATTCGAGCGGCGCGTGCGCGCGCCGCAGGCGAGGGCGGTGTGAGCAAGGTGACCATCTATATCGACGGCCGTCCGGTCGAGGTGGACCCGCGCCGCAACCTGCTCGAGGTCTGCCTCGAGAAGGGGCTCAACCTGCCGTATTTCTGCTGGCATCCGGCCATGGGCTCGGTCGGCGCCTGCCGCCAGTGCGCCGTGGTCCAGTTCAAGGACGAGCACGACACCACCGGCAAGCTGGTCATGTCCTGCATGACGCCGGCCGCCGACGGCACCCGCATCTCGCTGGAGCACCCCGAAGCGAAGGAGATGCGCCGCGAGGTCATCGAGTGGCTGATGACCAACCACCCGCACGACTGCCCGGTGTGCGAGGAGGGCGGCGAGTGCCACCTGCAGGACATGACGGTGATGAGCGGCCACAACTACCGCCGCTACCGCGAGACCAAGCGCACCCACCGCAACCAGTACCTGGGGCCGTTCATCAACCACGAGATGAACCGCTGCATCGCCTGCTACCGCTGCGTGCGTTTCTACCAGGACTACGCCGACGGCAAGGACCTGTCGGTGTTCGCCTCGCGTAACAACGTCTAC is a window of Nevskiales bacterium DNA encoding:
- the nuoF gene encoding NADH-quinone oxidoreductase subunit NuoF, yielding MTAPSCKVSEKFPLTARMRPGEPPPDLKAYERAGGYQALRHALKHLASTGVTELVKLSNLRGRGGAGFPTGVKWALVPMGENAPRRKYVIANGDEMEPGTFKDRLLIEGDPHQLIEGMILAAYAIQADVGYIFLRGEYTVGAALLTQALAEARNAGYLGRNILGSGFDFELYLHTSAGRYICGEETALISSLEGKRAIPRAKPPFPQISGLFGKPTIVNNIETYCNVPHIVINGAEWFKSISRSKDGGTKIYGVSGKVKRPGAWELPMGTPIREILEEHAGGMREGLKLRCFLPGGASTDFLTEAHLDLPFDFDSIARAGSRMGTGQITVVDDQTDLIGVLRNLEHFFAQESCGWCTPCRDGLSWVEKILIRLEKGHGTPQDLEILRQHTKWLGPGRTFCAHAPGAIEPLQSAMKYFPEEFERRVRAPQARAV